The Rosa rugosa chromosome 3, drRosRugo1.1, whole genome shotgun sequence sequence CAGAAAACTAGTGCTGCTAGTAGTGATCATTTTTGCTATCCATATGCAACACTATTTTAAGTATAGGTCAGGGGAACTTGTGCCATTTTGCAAGTAGGTCTGGTTTGTTACTATTGGTCTTTCATGTAATCGGATTGAAGTAGGCTAATAATATATGCATTCATCTTAATCTGTTTTCTTTATAGTGCCTAGCTGCACCTTGATATTTTGAGAATTTGATAATTTTGGTATTCCAAACTGCTTCAAttttattaatattaatattcCATGTGGAGGAGAAATGTTCACCTCTATCTGGCACCGTAGGCTATATGTTCGAAAAAAAATTACAGCTTGTGAGTTCTGATAAGCTGCAGACTTTCCTTTGCACACTATCACttctatatttattttttatctgtACACTTCTACATCTACAAATCACCTCACACTTAGGGGCACATTCCTTTACCTATACTGTACAGATTTTCTAAGTTCATGTCCGCACGAGTATGTGATCAAAACTTCAAAACAAGAGGAGAAAAAAGATCAAGAGTGTACAAGAAAAGCTAATCAAAACTTGATGATCTGCTCCATCTTCCTTTCAAATATTCTTCCCAAGAACGGTTGCTCTGTTCCACACTACTGAATGATGTTGTATCATCATCGTCAACATCAAGCAGTGCAAGGTTCAAATGTAACTCTGCACTTGAATTTGGATAAACTTCATCATCATTGTCATCTCGGTTTTCTGAATCCTCGACATCAAAATATGGAGGGTTCATGTACGTTTCCACATCTGGATCCCCTTTTAAGAGCCTCACTATCTGAGGAGGAAAATAAAAGAGCATGAAACTTGGATCTTCACTGTAATACTAACACAGAACCTCTTGGTTTATATGCACTTAATGGTATCATACCTGACTCATTTTAGGGCGAAGCCTAGCTGAGCGTGTGATGCAGAGTTTTGCTGCTTGAACCATTCTCAGTACCTGAATCTCATCAAACTTTCCATCGAAATTTGGATCCAGTATGTCATGTAcatctccattctctagtttaGGCTTTGcctgaattttttttcattgtcATTGCTCCTAAATACTTGAAAGAAGTTAAAGAAGAAGGTACTGAGTTACGGAGGTGGACTTACCCACATGACCAAGCTCTCTTGCTGTTTGTTAGTGTCAGAGCCAATAGGTGTTCTTCCTGATAATAGTTCAAGCAGGACTACACCAAAGGCATAGACATCAATCTTGTCACTGATTTTTCCATACATGAAATATTCAGGGGCAAGATAACCAAATGTTCCCACTACAGTGCTTTCAGTCAGGGAAGACGTAGTTGTTGGTCCCCATATTGCAAGGCCGAAATCAGATAACTGTCACAAAAATGCAAGCAATGAGTTAATGTCATAAGTTTACTGATCTTCATATATTAATCACCATTTGTTTTCTGATGATTACTGACCCGTGGTTCTAGCTCTGGTGTCAGCAGAATGTTTGAAGACTTGACATCTCTATGAATAACTGGTGGAGAACATTCGTTGTGCAGGTAATTTAGAGCTTCAGCAATCCCAACAGCAGCTTTAAATCTCACTTCCCATGACAATACAGGTTTGCCTTTATTCTTGCCTGCATCAACTACAATTCAAAATCAAATTCTGACAGCTTTTACCAAGCAAATAAAACACATGGACTAAAGTACTCAACACTTACCAAGTAAATTCTCCTCTAAGCTTCCTTTAGGCGAGAAATCATAAACAGATATTAGAACATTCTCTTCAGAGCAGAATCCAAGCAGAGGCATGATGTGCTCGTGCCTCAACAAGGAGATGATGTCGACTTCATGAGCAAAATCCTTCCACTTTGCTTTGGAAGACTTCATAAGCTTTACTGCCACTTTCTTGCCATCTGGTAGAATTCCCTTGAACACAAGGTTGCATCCTCCTTTCCCAATAAGATTTTCTGTCAAAGAAAAGATTAAGTTAGATATAGAAACACTTAAGAGCCTAAGAAGATAGAGAAGAGAACAAAAGGGACAATCTCAGGACAAAGTAGTGTTAAAGACCTGAGGAGAAATTTGAAGTTGCAGTTTTCAGAACCTCGTGACTGAACCATCTGCAACGATTTGTTTTCAGGAGACTCTTTAACTCATTCGGTAGCGCATCCAAATCGTCAGAAGTACTCTTGATACCTCCTTCAAAGGAAGTTTCTCTTATGATTGAACATTGAGGAGACTGCTGTGGAGAACGATCTGGTAAGCTCATCACCCATTGCACCACAGACATGTTCCTTGTGCCCGGGATTTGTTTACTCACAGAACTTGCTCTACGCAGAGGCCATCCGAGGCACTTCTCTGCTGACTCTCCTATACTAAGTGAAGAAGCTGATCTGTTACGAGCTCTTTTATGTTCTTTCTTCAGGTCTTCATTGTCACGCATAGGACTAGCTTGGGAGCTCTCAGCCTTAtcagaaaatgatttaacaGTTTCTGTATCCGCCTCAGAGTCACCAAATTCAGATTGGCTTTTTCCTCTAGGAATACAATTATAAATCTGACTCATACTTGGCCTTGGCTCATCACCTGCTAGACCTACCATAACCGAAACTGAATTTAGTATTCACGAGCTAGTAGAATGTATTTTCTAAGACTCAAAACACCAACCTGATTGTTCATTACTTGTACATCTTCTGTATACAATTTCCCCCTTGTTGATTGCCACCACATCTGTGCTTGGAGGCAATTTCTTAGCACAGTATTTCGCCGTAGAATCCTTAAACCTACAAATGTCATATGTTTAGAGTGAtcagagaaaaataaaaactaatcaCATACACTAAAAACCAATGCAACTTCATTCCTCCGGAGTTTCACATCTCTCCCTTACCCTTGGCTTGGCTTGCTTGTGCCTACAACTACAGCCATAGTTTCATGGTTCTTTGCCTCTTTCACTAGCGCCTTTCGGATTGAGCTTCCTGTCAATACCTGACTGATGAGGTCTACCTGAAATTTAAGTGTGACAATTTATAATCAAAGCTCAAATTTCAACTATACAGGAATAGTGAAAGAGTAGTGAAGATGAACAAACCTTTTTTATATTACATAACCCTTCATAAGCCTCTACATAACTATCCACTATTGGCTTGTCCTTCACGGACTGATCTGTACATATTAACACAAGGAGTATGTTATCTTACCAAATAGTCTGGCATGTTACGTTGCGGAACTGTTAATCTACACTGGCTAAAGCATAGCAATCTTATAAACAGTATAACTAGATAAAACATAAGATTATATCTGCAAAACTTACCAGAACTTCGGCAGACATGAACCGCAATAACGCAGTCTCCGGCTTCAGCAGCTTTCGCGAGAGCCCATCCAAGAAGCTCTCTGCTTTGGCCATCAATTTTAATCCCAACCAAGACCACATTCTTCTTATTATTATTCTTCTTGCTCTTCTTGAAATCCTTGAATACCTCCTCAAGTATCATTTTTGTTTATGCCTCTGATCTCTCTCTGTTTCAAAATCTCCAAATGTAAGTCTATAACTTCAAATCTTTGCTCAACTTATTGTGCAAATCTCTTCTGATTTTGGACCTTCTCACTTCTTGAACTTAACATTCCAATCCCTGAAACAGAAATCCGTCATGATCACTCAggctagaagaagaagaagaagaagaatgaatgaatgaatgaatgaaacgCCAGTATATATGGAGCTGCCACTTGTGGACATACATGGCGCCCATCAACGGGTTTCAATTAAATATTGCAGTTTTATATATTCAAACAAAACCCATTTGACCCAAAGGAGAGAGAACTAAACCCAAATGGAAAATTCAAATACTATAAGCAAATCCACAAGATCAAAAGGAAaagattataaaaaaaaaaaaaggaaacctgatcaaaaaggaaaagataaaTATGAGGAGACAAATAACATGTACCTAAATCTTGAACCCACTCGTGTCTCGATTCAACTCCAACTTGTTATTAAAAGGAAAAGTCGCCAAATAACATGAGCCTACCAACTGCAACTAAATTCAACACCCAGAAATTGTATTCAACATTGAAAAGCATCTTACTTTGTTCAAACAGAAAAACTATGTTCAAATATGGGTGTTTTGTGAAGAAGAATAtcagaaatgaaaaagaaagatgcttttctttttgctGGGTTTGAGAATTGTGTCGGCGAGAAGAGTGAAATTCCCGCCAAAAGTGGACGAAGTGTGTCTGGTATTTTTATGTTGCTCTCTTTAggctttttttggttttggttgcaAACAGTACAAGTAGAAATTAAATTGTCTCATTTAAGGCCGTTAAAAACCGGCAAATTTCGCGGGAAATCTCAGGAACCCGGTAATTTTGCTTTGGCCGATAAAACAGGGCAGGCATACGACTTTCGACCGGCTATAAAGGGTTAACAAACAGGAGGCTCTAGACGGCCGTGGCCTAAAAATCTAAAATTATATAGGGCGGTAAATAGTAAATAAAatcacataaaaaaaaaatgtagttgtGCACAAATAACTTGTAATGTGGTTGTTGATCAATGCTAGAGAGTTACATATGCCATAATTTACAATTCCCTAAACGAAAAATATGGATTGTCTGAATGTTATCATAAAACTTTCACACTCATCTTTTTCATTCATACAACGTTATATAGAATTCATGAGATAAATGTGCTTCCTCAATTTAGGAGCCGAAGTCTTTACCATCTAAAACCAAACACAGTTGGTTACTCACACTTCTTATATTTTTAGGGATAGTCAAAGTGGTGAGAAAATGAGAAACTAAGATTGGACTAGATAAGATTGAACTacttaatagaaaaaaaaaaaaatatgtggcCTATGATACATTTATACTTTTTCAAAGATAGCCATATATAGGATTTGTTGATAGTTGAGAGTCTCATATTAGAAAAGCGTCAAATTAAATTATAATTTGGTGGGTGGTCTATCGCTAATTGCCCGGGATACTTTTTGGATGAATCTCATACTTAATTAGTTTATTAGTACTGTAGTGTCAATCAATAATGGAAATTCATGTAAGTCATGTTTGTCAATTGTTTAACATTATATCATAACGGATTATCATTTCCAATCACATTGGGAGCCCTATCTATTGAGTTCAAACTTCGTTCCTTAAATTAGGCTATCAAAAAGGACACTAGTTTGAATTCGAGGGTATTAAATGAATAATGAAAGTAATTTTCTAAAGATGTGTTCGCTCCAATAAACAAATGATGCATGAGCTGAACAAGTTTTAAAGGTGGAGATTGATGCATGGGAGATCGCGTGTGAGGAAGCTTATTGTTAAATATTGAGGAGTCGTACTTAAGGACAGTGACCAAAATAAACAACAAGGTGGTTTACATGTCCTCTTGCATAAAATTGTACATTTGATAGGTGGTTTAGTTGAGTGCAATAATCATTATACTACAATTGGCACTAAATTACAAGTGAATATGAACAATACTTGTAATAAATGTTGCATGTTAATTAGTACAGGTCTTActatttcaaaaagaaaatagaatgtGATCCGAATATCacaagagaagagagagtaTGTAGAAAAGTAGAGAAGataaacattttattttttaattctcATT is a genomic window containing:
- the LOC133741340 gene encoding protein kinase STUNTED-like isoform X2; its protein translation is MILEEVFKDFKKSKKNNNKKNVVLVGIKIDGQSRELLGWALAKAAEAGDCVIAVHVCRSSDQSVKDKPIVDSYVEAYEGLCNIKKVDLISQVLTGSSIRKALVKEAKNHETMAVVVGTSKPSQGFKDSTAKYCAKKLPPSTDVVAINKGEIVYRRCTSNEQSGLAGDEPRPSMSQIYNCIPRGKSQSEFGDSEADTETVKSFSDKAESSQASPMRDNEDLKKEHKRARNRSASSLSIGESAEKCLGWPLRRASSVSKQIPGTRNMSVVQWVMSLPDRSPQQSPQCSIIRETSFEGGIKSTSDDLDALPNELKSLLKTNRCRWFSHEVLKTATSNFSSENLIGKGGCNLVFKGILPDGKKVAVKLMKSSKAKWKDFAHEVDIISLLRHEHIMPLLGFCSEENVLISVYDFSPKGSLEENLLGKNKGKPVLSWEVRFKAAVGIAEALNYLHNECSPPVIHRDVKSSNILLTPELEPRLSDFGLAIWGPTTTSSLTESTVVGTFGYLAPEYFMYGKISDKIDVYAFGVVLLELLSGRTPIGSDTNKQQESLVMWAKPKLENGDVHDILDPNFDGKFDEIQVLRMVQAAKLCITRSARLRPKMSQIVRLLKGDPDVETYMNPPYFDVEDSENRDDNDDEVYPNSSAELHLNLALLDVDDDDTTSFSSVEQSNRSWEEYLKGRWSRSSSFD
- the LOC133741340 gene encoding protein kinase STUNTED-like isoform X1 yields the protein MILEEVFKDFKKSKKNNNKKNVVLVGIKIDGQSRELLGWALAKAAEAGDCVIAVHVCRSSDQSVKDKPIVDSYVEAYEGLCNIKKVDLISQVLTGSSIRKALVKEAKNHETMAVVVGTSKPSQGFKDSTAKYCAKKLPPSTDVVAINKGEIVYRRCTSNEQSGLAGDEPRPSMSQIYNCIPRGKSQSEFGDSEADTETVKSFSDKAESSQASPMRDNEDLKKEHKRARNRSASSLSIGESAEKCLGWPLRRASSVSKQIPGTRNMSVVQWVMSLPDRSPQQSPQCSIIRETSFEGGIKSTSDDLDALPNELKSLLKTNRCRWFSHEVLKTATSNFSSENLIGKGGCNLVFKGILPDGKKVAVKLMKSSKAKWKDFAHEVDIISLLRHEHIMPLLGFCSEENVLISVYDFSPKGSLEENLLVDAGKNKGKPVLSWEVRFKAAVGIAEALNYLHNECSPPVIHRDVKSSNILLTPELEPRLSDFGLAIWGPTTTSSLTESTVVGTFGYLAPEYFMYGKISDKIDVYAFGVVLLELLSGRTPIGSDTNKQQESLVMWAKPKLENGDVHDILDPNFDGKFDEIQVLRMVQAAKLCITRSARLRPKMSQIVRLLKGDPDVETYMNPPYFDVEDSENRDDNDDEVYPNSSAELHLNLALLDVDDDDTTSFSSVEQSNRSWEEYLKGRWSRSSSFD